In Clostridium sp. SY8519, one genomic interval encodes:
- a CDS encoding response regulator, whose amino-acid sequence MMRVLLADDESVIVEGLKRLIHWEDLDAEIIDTAHDGEELEEKILARKPDLVVTDVKMPKRSGLDVIRQVQGKSAAKFIFISGYQEFSYAQTALKYGAVDYLLKPVRARELEQAVRKTITQIEDQNTVEIFRGSKDEIQELFRNMNSENRYEGEELYEVFASSGIDFTDKIIVGLCIGPQPDVAAERIRDSFEHYNLLRFAIFNRLSEYFSEHRNGFVVKRDDYALHVLGVFPREEQACYFDQYIRPELETLETEYQLPLTAGIGIEFQDLSQMKNSYKTAQYCFELFFFLEQKVIDFQHVNKVFVDSEKIYDDAVAQLFPAIVARDGSLEEKVEKVMDVIEDMHFGHMMAAKSRVMLYTGDISSKLTDLHMINNDFYAMQDALQNRVAEASTFRQLREIMKDYFRNLMEEVEKSGRNRDSILIEDVKEYISLHYMEDLSIRKLAEVACVSQNYFSAMFKKETGENYKSYLTGVRMDAAMKLLQETDCKTYEISEQIGYNNVRRFVDAFKQIYKVSPAEYRKLLKTGQPVPEHR is encoded by the coding sequence ATGATGAGAGTATTGCTTGCAGATGACGAATCTGTCATCGTAGAAGGGTTAAAACGACTGATTCACTGGGAAGATCTGGATGCGGAGATTATTGATACCGCCCATGACGGTGAAGAGCTGGAAGAGAAGATCCTGGCACGGAAGCCGGACCTTGTGGTAACGGATGTAAAGATGCCGAAGCGCAGCGGTCTGGATGTGATCCGGCAGGTACAGGGGAAGAGTGCCGCCAAATTTATCTTTATCAGCGGCTATCAGGAATTCAGCTACGCGCAGACCGCGCTGAAGTACGGAGCGGTGGACTACCTGCTGAAGCCGGTGCGCGCCAGAGAACTGGAGCAGGCAGTACGTAAAACCATCACCCAGATCGAAGATCAGAACACCGTGGAGATCTTCCGGGGCAGCAAGGATGAGATTCAGGAGCTGTTCCGCAATATGAACAGCGAGAACCGCTACGAAGGGGAGGAGCTGTATGAAGTATTTGCTTCTTCCGGCATTGATTTCACGGATAAGATAATCGTGGGGCTCTGCATCGGTCCGCAGCCGGATGTGGCGGCAGAGCGGATCCGGGATTCCTTCGAACATTACAATCTGCTGCGCTTCGCTATTTTCAACCGGTTAAGCGAGTATTTTTCGGAGCACCGCAACGGGTTTGTCGTAAAGCGGGATGACTATGCGCTGCATGTGCTGGGAGTATTTCCCAGAGAAGAGCAGGCTTGCTATTTTGATCAGTACATCCGCCCGGAGCTGGAAACGCTGGAAACAGAGTATCAGCTTCCGCTGACAGCGGGAATCGGCATCGAGTTCCAGGATCTGAGCCAGATGAAAAATTCCTACAAAACAGCCCAGTACTGTTTTGAACTGTTCTTCTTCCTGGAGCAGAAAGTCATCGATTTCCAGCATGTGAACAAAGTGTTTGTGGATTCGGAAAAAATTTATGACGACGCAGTGGCACAGCTGTTTCCCGCCATTGTGGCCAGGGACGGTTCCCTGGAGGAAAAAGTGGAAAAAGTCATGGATGTCATCGAAGACATGCATTTCGGCCATATGATGGCGGCCAAAAGCCGGGTTATGCTTTACACCGGGGATATCAGCTCCAAACTTACCGACCTTCATATGATCAACAACGACTTCTACGCGATGCAGGACGCACTGCAGAATCGTGTGGCAGAAGCATCTACCTTCCGGCAGCTGCGGGAGATTATGAAGGACTATTTCCGGAATCTGATGGAAGAAGTGGAAAAGAGCGGAAGAAACAGAGACAGTATCCTTATCGAAGATGTCAAAGAATACATTTCACTTCATTATATGGAAGACCTTTCCATCCGAAAACTGGCGGAAGTGGCCTGCGTCAGTCAGAATTACTTCAGCGCCATGTTTAAAAAGGAAACAGGGGAAAACTACAAAAGCTATCTGACCGGTGTCCGTATGGACGCAGCCATGAAGCTGCTGCAGGAAACCGACTGCAAGACCTATGAGATCAGCGAGCAGATCGGCTATAACAATGTGCGCCGGTTTGTGGATGCCTTTAAGCAGATCTATAAGGTCAGTCCGGCAGAATACCGCAAATTGTTAAAAACCGGACAGCCGGTTCCGGAGCACAGATAG
- a CDS encoding class I SAM-dependent methyltransferase — translation MWIADNWKDYEVLDCSQGEKLERWGSYTLVRPDPQVIWDTPKKARGWTRWNGHYHRSKKGGGEWEFADLPQEWTIGYHTAAGSDLTFHLKPFSFKHTGLFPEQAVNWDWFSQKIRDARTARPDRPIRVLNLFAYTGGATIAAAAAGAAVTHVDASKGMVNWAKENAASSGLKDAPIRWLVDDCVKFVEREIRRGRQYDAIIMDPPSYGRGPKGEIWKIEEKIHPLIKLCRKILSDAPLFFLVNSYTTGLQPAVLTYMIATELKDLGGHVTAREIGLPVTASGLVLPCGASGRWEA, via the coding sequence ATGTGGATTGCAGACAACTGGAAAGACTATGAGGTCCTTGACTGTTCCCAGGGAGAAAAACTGGAACGCTGGGGCAGCTACACCCTGGTGCGGCCGGATCCCCAGGTCATCTGGGACACCCCGAAGAAAGCCCGGGGATGGACCCGGTGGAACGGACACTACCACCGCAGCAAAAAAGGCGGCGGCGAATGGGAATTCGCCGACCTGCCGCAGGAATGGACCATCGGATACCATACCGCGGCAGGCAGTGATCTGACCTTTCATTTAAAGCCCTTCAGTTTTAAACATACGGGACTGTTTCCGGAACAGGCCGTCAACTGGGACTGGTTCAGCCAAAAAATCCGGGATGCCCGCACTGCCCGCCCGGACCGTCCGATTCGTGTCCTGAACCTGTTCGCCTATACCGGAGGCGCCACCATCGCGGCGGCTGCCGCAGGCGCCGCGGTTACCCATGTGGACGCTTCCAAGGGCATGGTGAACTGGGCAAAGGAAAACGCGGCCTCTTCCGGCCTGAAGGACGCGCCCATCCGTTGGCTGGTGGATGACTGTGTCAAATTCGTCGAACGGGAAATCCGCCGGGGCAGACAGTATGACGCCATCATCATGGATCCGCCTTCTTACGGACGGGGTCCCAAAGGGGAGATCTGGAAAATCGAGGAAAAAATTCACCCGCTGATCAAACTGTGCCGGAAGATCCTCAGCGATGCGCCCCTTTTCTTCCTGGTCAATTCCTATACCACCGGTCTGCAGCCGGCGGTGCTGACCTACATGATCGCCACCGAGCTGAAGGATCTGGGCGGACATGTGACAGCCCGGGAGATCGGTCTGCCGGTCACTGCCAGCGGCCTGGTTCTGCCCTGCGGCGCCTCCGGACGCTGGGAAGCCTGA
- the rpsJ gene encoding 30S ribosomal protein S10 — protein MATQKMRIILKAYDHNMVDASAKKIIETVKKNGAQVKGPVPLPTKKEVVTILRAVHKYKDSREQFEQRTHKRLIDIVAPTQKTVDALSRLEMPAGVNIDIKMK, from the coding sequence ATGGCAACTCAGAAAATGAGAATCATCCTCAAGGCGTATGATCACAACATGGTAGATGCATCCGCTAAGAAGATCATCGAAACTGTAAAGAAAAACGGAGCACAGGTGAAGGGACCGGTACCTCTTCCGACTAAGAAAGAGGTTGTAACCATTCTGCGTGCGGTTCACAAATACAAAGACTCCAGAGAGCAGTTCGAGCAGAGAACACACAAGAGACTGATCGACATTGTAGCACCTACACAGAAAACAGTAGATGCACTGTCCAGACTTGAGATGCCGGCAGGCGTAAACATCGACATCAAGATGAAATAA
- the rplC gene encoding 50S ribosomal protein L3 yields the protein MKKAILATKVGMTQIFNEDGTLVPVTVLQAGPCVVTQIKTAENDGYEAVQVGFADKKEKAVSVDATGKKEIRHRHGVNKAQKGHFDKAGVSGKRFVREFKFENAADYSLADEIKADIFEAGDKVDATAVSKGKGFQGAIKKNGQHRGPMAHGSKFHRHQGSNGACSSPSKVFKGKGMPGHMGCKKITVQNLEVVRVDADNNLLLIKGSVPGPKKSLVTIRETVKAQ from the coding sequence ATGAAGAAAGCTATTTTAGCAACAAAAGTCGGAATGACTCAAATCTTCAACGAAGACGGAACTTTAGTTCCGGTTACCGTACTGCAGGCAGGCCCTTGTGTCGTAACTCAGATCAAAACCGCTGAGAACGACGGCTACGAAGCAGTACAGGTTGGCTTTGCTGACAAGAAGGAAAAAGCTGTCAGCGTAGACGCAACAGGAAAGAAAGAAATCAGACACAGACATGGTGTGAACAAAGCGCAGAAAGGTCACTTTGACAAGGCAGGCGTTTCCGGCAAGAGATTTGTCCGCGAATTCAAATTCGAGAACGCAGCAGACTACAGCCTGGCAGACGAGATCAAAGCAGACATTTTCGAGGCCGGCGACAAAGTTGACGCAACTGCAGTCTCAAAAGGAAAAGGATTCCAGGGCGCCATCAAGAAAAACGGCCAGCACAGAGGTCCTATGGCTCACGGCTCCAAATTCCACCGTCATCAGGGTTCCAATGGTGCCTGCTCCAGCCCGAGCAAGGTATTCAAAGGAAAAGGAATGCCTGGACATATGGGATGCAAGAAAATCACAGTTCAGAACCTGGAAGTTGTACGCGTAGATGCAGACAACAACCTGCTGCTGATCAAAGGTTCTGTACCGGGACCGAAGAAATCTCTGGTAACCATCAGAGAAACTGTAAAAGCACAGTAA
- the rplD gene encoding 50S ribosomal protein L4 translates to MANVSVYNMAGEEVGTLDLNDAVFGVEPNEHLVHAAVTAQLANKRQGTQKAKTRSEVRGGGRKPWRQKGTGHARQGSTRSPQWTGGGVVFAPVPRSYDLKVNKKEKRAALKSVLSSKVADSKFIVLDDLKLDAIKTKDFVNVLNNLKVSDALVILNGMDENVIRSAANVADVQTTQINNMNVFDVLKHDTVVTTKAAVASIEEVYA, encoded by the coding sequence ATGGCTAACGTATCTGTTTACAATATGGCCGGCGAAGAAGTTGGAACGCTGGACCTGAATGATGCCGTGTTCGGTGTAGAGCCGAATGAGCATTTAGTACACGCAGCTGTGACTGCACAGCTGGCAAACAAACGCCAGGGTACTCAGAAGGCAAAGACACGTTCTGAAGTACGCGGAGGCGGAAGAAAGCCCTGGAGACAGAAGGGAACCGGTCACGCAAGACAGGGTTCAACCAGATCCCCGCAGTGGACAGGCGGCGGAGTTGTATTCGCTCCGGTACCGAGAAGCTACGATCTGAAAGTAAACAAAAAAGAGAAGAGAGCTGCATTAAAATCAGTTCTTTCATCCAAGGTCGCTGATTCCAAGTTCATCGTTCTGGACGACCTGAAACTGGACGCAATCAAGACAAAGGATTTCGTAAATGTATTAAACAACCTGAAAGTTTCGGACGCATTAGTAATCCTGAACGGCATGGATGAAAATGTAATCCGTTCCGCAGCAAATGTAGCAGATGTTCAGACTACTCAGATCAACAACATGAACGTATTCGACGTTCTGAAACATGACACAGTAGTTACTACAAAAGCTGCTGTAGCATCTATCGAGGAGGTATACGCATAA
- the rplW gene encoding 50S ribosomal protein L23, which yields MANVQYYDVILKPVVTEKSMNLMGEKKYTFLVHPEANKTMIKEAVEKMFDGVKVAEVRTMNQLGKSKRRNTSRGVVSGKTAATKKAIVTLTEDSKDIEIFAGL from the coding sequence ATGGCAAACGTACAGTACTATGATGTAATCCTCAAACCGGTTGTTACCGAGAAAAGCATGAACCTGATGGGAGAGAAGAAATACACTTTCCTGGTTCATCCGGAAGCAAACAAAACCATGATCAAAGAAGCTGTTGAGAAAATGTTCGACGGAGTGAAAGTCGCAGAAGTCAGAACCATGAACCAGCTCGGCAAGAGCAAGAGACGCAACACCAGCAGAGGCGTTGTATCCGGCAAGACGGCTGCCACCAAGAAAGCAATCGTCACACTTACCGAGGACAGCAAGGACATCGAGATTTTCGCAGGCCTGTAA
- the rplB gene encoding 50S ribosomal protein L2 translates to MGIKTYNPYTPSRRNMTGSDFSEITKKTPEKSLLTSVKKNAGRNNQGKITVRHRGGGVKRKYRIIDFKRNSKDGIPAKVIGIEYDPNRTANIALICYTDGVKAYILAPAGLKDGMEVMSGPEAEVRVGNCLPLANIPVGTQVHNIELHAGKGGQMVRSAGMAAQLMAKEGKYATLRLPSGEMRMVPINCRATVGVVGNGDHSLVNIGKAGRKRHMGIRPTVRGSVMNPNDHPHGGGEGKTGIGRPGPCTPWGKPALGLKTRPKKKASNKLIVRRRDGRAIK, encoded by the coding sequence ATGGGAATCAAAACATATAACCCATATACACCTTCCAGAAGAAATATGACAGGCTCTGATTTCTCAGAGATCACCAAAAAGACTCCGGAGAAATCCCTGTTAACATCTGTTAAGAAAAACGCTGGAAGAAACAACCAGGGAAAAATCACCGTTCGTCACAGAGGCGGCGGCGTCAAGAGAAAATACAGAATCATCGATTTCAAACGTAACAGCAAGGATGGCATTCCCGCAAAAGTAATCGGAATCGAATACGATCCGAACCGTACCGCAAATATCGCCCTGATCTGCTACACGGACGGTGTGAAAGCTTACATCCTCGCTCCTGCAGGCCTGAAAGACGGCATGGAAGTTATGAGCGGCCCGGAAGCTGAAGTACGTGTAGGCAACTGCCTGCCGTTAGCAAACATTCCGGTTGGTACACAGGTACACAACATTGAGCTTCACGCAGGCAAAGGCGGTCAGATGGTTCGTTCCGCAGGCATGGCAGCTCAGCTGATGGCAAAAGAAGGCAAATACGCAACACTGCGTCTTCCGTCCGGCGAGATGAGAATGGTGCCGATCAACTGCCGCGCAACCGTAGGTGTTGTGGGCAACGGCGATCACAGCCTGGTAAACATCGGTAAAGCCGGCCGCAAACGTCACATGGGAATCCGCCCGACAGTCCGCGGTTCTGTTATGAACCCGAATGACCATCCGCATGGCGGCGGCGAAGGAAAGACCGGTATCGGCCGTCCGGGTCCGTGCACACCATGGGGTAAACCTGCTCTTGGTCTGAAGACAAGACCTAAGAAGAAAGCATCTAACAAACTGATTGTAAGAAGAAGAGATGGTAGAGCTATCAAATAG
- the rpsS gene encoding 30S ribosomal protein S19, producing the protein MGRSLKKGPFADESLLKKINAMNEAGDKQVIKTWSRRSMIFPSMVGHTIAVHDGRKHVPVYVTEDMVGHKLGEFVATRTYRGHGKDEKKSGVR; encoded by the coding sequence ATGGGTCGTTCATTAAAAAAAGGACCATTCGCGGACGAGAGCTTATTAAAGAAGATCAACGCGATGAACGAAGCTGGTGACAAACAGGTAATCAAGACCTGGTCCCGCCGTTCCATGATCTTCCCGTCAATGGTTGGACATACAATTGCCGTACATGACGGAAGAAAACATGTACCGGTATACGTAACAGAAGATATGGTTGGCCATAAACTCGGCGAGTTCGTAGCAACCAGAACTTATCGGGGCCACGGCAAAGACGAAAAGAAGAGTGGCGTAAGATAA
- the rplV gene encoding 50S ribosomal protein L22, with protein MAKGHRSQVKRERNSNKDTRPSAKLSYARMSVQKACFVLDAIRGKDVNTALAIVTYNPRYASSIIKKLLESAIANAENNNGLNRDDLYVEECFANKGPTMKRIRPRAQGRAYRIEKRMSHITVVLNER; from the coding sequence ATGGCAAAGGGACATAGATCTCAGGTCAAAAGAGAGAGAAATTCAAATAAAGACACCAGACCTTCAGCTAAATTATCTTATGCTAGAATGTCTGTTCAGAAAGCATGCTTCGTATTAGACGCGATTCGCGGCAAAGATGTCAATACAGCACTGGCAATCGTTACCTACAATCCAAGATATGCTTCCAGCATTATCAAGAAGCTGTTGGAATCTGCAATCGCTAACGCAGAAAACAACAACGGTTTAAACAGAGACGACCTCTACGTGGAAGAGTGCTTTGCAAACAAAGGACCTACAATGAAGAGAATTCGTCCGAGAGCACAGGGTAGAGCTTACAGAATCGAAAAGAGAATGAGCCACATCACTGTTGTGCTGAACGAAAGATAG
- the rpsC gene encoding 30S ribosomal protein S3, whose protein sequence is MGQKVNPHGLRVGVIKDWSSRWYAEDNFADNLVEDYNIRKFLKKKLYTAGISTIDIERTADRVKVTVYTAKPGVVIGKGGAEIEKVKKELQKYTSKKLIVDIKEVKRPEKDAQLVAENIATQLENRVSFRRAMKSCMGRCMKAGALGIKTSVSGRLGGADMARTEFYNEGTIPLQTLRADIDYGFAEADTTYGKVGVKVWIYKGEVLPKKSAEGSAK, encoded by the coding sequence ATGGGACAGAAAGTAAATCCACACGGATTAAGGGTCGGAGTTATCAAAGACTGGAGTTCCAGATGGTACGCAGAGGATAACTTCGCAGATAACCTGGTTGAAGATTACAACATCAGAAAATTCCTGAAAAAGAAATTATATACCGCTGGTATTTCTACAATCGATATTGAGCGTACGGCTGACCGTGTCAAAGTTACCGTATACACCGCAAAACCCGGTGTAGTGATCGGCAAGGGCGGCGCTGAGATCGAGAAAGTCAAGAAAGAGCTTCAGAAATATACATCCAAGAAGCTGATCGTTGACATCAAAGAAGTAAAAAGACCGGAGAAAGACGCACAGCTTGTTGCAGAAAACATTGCAACCCAGCTTGAGAATCGTGTATCTTTCCGCCGCGCAATGAAATCCTGCATGGGCCGCTGCATGAAGGCAGGCGCTCTTGGCATCAAGACTTCCGTTTCCGGACGTCTGGGCGGAGCAGATATGGCTCGTACAGAGTTCTACAACGAAGGAACAATTCCACTTCAGACCTTAAGAGCTGATATTGACTATGGTTTCGCTGAGGCAGACACTACTTACGGCAAAGTCGGAGTAAAGGTGTGGATCTACAAGGGCGAAGTCCTTCCTAAGAAATCAGCAGAAGGGAGCGCGAAATAA
- the rplP gene encoding 50S ribosomal protein L16 — protein MLMPKRVKHRKQFRGSMSGKPTRGTKITYGEYGIIATEPCWIRSNQIEAARIAMTRYVKRGGQVWIKIFPDKPVTAKPAETRMGSGKGALEYWVAVVKPGRVMFEIAGVPEDVAKEALRLAAHKLPCKCKIVSRADLEGGE, from the coding sequence ATGTTAATGCCAAAGAGAGTAAAACATCGTAAACAGTTCCGTGGTTCTATGTCTGGTAAACCGACCAGAGGAACAAAGATCACTTATGGTGAATATGGTATCATCGCAACAGAGCCTTGCTGGATCCGTTCCAATCAGATCGAGGCAGCCCGTATCGCCATGACCCGTTACGTAAAACGTGGCGGTCAGGTATGGATTAAGATTTTCCCGGACAAACCGGTTACAGCAAAACCTGCCGAGACTCGAATGGGTTCCGGAAAAGGTGCTCTGGAGTACTGGGTAGCTGTTGTTAAACCTGGCCGTGTAATGTTTGAAATTGCCGGCGTGCCGGAAGATGTAGCCAAAGAAGCGCTTCGTCTTGCAGCTCATAAGCTGCCATGCAAATGCAAGATCGTTTCACGTGCAGACTTAGAAGGCGGTGAATAA
- the rpmC gene encoding 50S ribosomal protein L29 has product MKSTKYLEELRNYDAAQLKEQLVAAKKELFNLRFQNATNQLENTGRIKEVRKNIARIQTVITEKAE; this is encoded by the coding sequence ATGAAATCCACTAAATATTTAGAAGAATTAAGAAACTACGACGCGGCTCAGCTGAAAGAGCAGCTCGTTGCAGCGAAAAAAGAACTGTTTAATCTGAGATTCCAGAACGCAACTAACCAGCTTGAGAACACAGGCCGAATCAAAGAGGTAAGAAAAAACATTGCCCGTATTCAGACCGTAATCACAGAAAAAGCAGAGTAA
- the rpsQ gene encoding 30S ribosomal protein S17 — protein MEERNLRKTRVGRVVSDKMDKTIVVAIEDSVRHPLYNKIIKRTYKLKAHDENNECGIGDRVRVMETRPLSKDKRWRLVEIVEKAR, from the coding sequence GTGGAAGAGAGAAATCTTAGAAAAACACGTGTAGGCCGTGTTGTCAGCGATAAGATGGATAAGACAATTGTTGTTGCAATCGAAGACAGCGTAAGACATCCGCTCTACAATAAAATCATCAAAAGAACATACAAATTAAAAGCTCATGACGAGAACAATGAATGCGGCATTGGCGACAGAGTCAGAGTTATGGAGACAAGACCCTTATCCAAAGATAAGAGATGGAGACTTGTCGAAATCGTAGAGAAAGCAAGATAA
- the rplN gene encoding 50S ribosomal protein L14, giving the protein MIQQESRLKVADNTGAKEILCIRVMGGSTRRYAHIGDIITATVKDATPGGVVKKGDIVKAVVVRTKRSTRRKDGSYISFDENAAVIIRDDKTPRGTRIFGPVARELREKQFMKIVSLAPEVL; this is encoded by the coding sequence ATGATTCAGCAGGAAAGCAGACTGAAAGTAGCCGATAATACAGGAGCTAAGGAAATTTTATGCATCCGTGTTATGGGCGGTTCTACAAGAAGATATGCACATATCGGTGATATTATTACTGCTACGGTCAAAGATGCAACACCAGGCGGCGTTGTTAAAAAAGGCGACATCGTAAAAGCAGTAGTTGTTCGTACAAAGAGAAGCACACGCCGGAAAGACGGATCCTATATCTCTTTTGACGAGAATGCAGCAGTTATCATCCGTGATGACAAGACTCCAAGAGGAACTCGTATTTTTGGGCCAGTTGCAAGAGAGCTTCGTGAGAAACAGTTCATGAAAATTGTTTCTCTGGCTCCGGAAGTATTATAG
- the rplX gene encoding 50S ribosomal protein L24, with translation MQKIKTGDTVKVIAGKDKGKEGKVIAVNAKKNTVTVEGVNTLTKHVKPSASNAAGGIITEEGPIHVSNVMYLHNGKATRVGFKMDGDKKVRYAKSTGEVID, from the coding sequence ATGCAGAAGATTAAGACAGGCGATACTGTAAAGGTAATCGCTGGTAAAGATAAAGGCAAAGAGGGCAAGGTAATTGCTGTCAATGCAAAGAAAAACACCGTCACAGTGGAAGGCGTAAACACCCTGACCAAGCATGTAAAGCCCAGCGCTTCCAATGCTGCAGGCGGGATCATCACCGAAGAAGGCCCGATCCATGTATCGAACGTAATGTACCTTCACAACGGCAAAGCCACCAGAGTCGGATTCAAGATGGATGGTGACAAGAAGGTTCGCTACGCAAAGAGCACAGGCGAAGTCATCGACTGA
- the rplE gene encoding 50S ribosomal protein L5, giving the protein MSRLKEQYQNEIVDTLTKKFGYKNIMEVPKLDKIVINMGVGEAKENAKVLETAMRDMEIISGQKPVATKAKKAIANFKIREEMPIGCKVTLRGERMYEFLDRLVNLALPRVRDFRGINPNSFDGRGNYALGIKEQLIFPEIEYDQIDKVRGMDVIFVTTAKTDEEARGLLAEFGMPFAK; this is encoded by the coding sequence GTGAGTAGACTGAAAGAACAGTATCAGAACGAGATCGTAGATACACTGACGAAGAAATTTGGCTACAAGAACATCATGGAGGTTCCGAAGCTGGACAAAATCGTCATCAACATGGGCGTTGGCGAAGCAAAAGAAAACGCCAAAGTTCTGGAAACAGCCATGAGAGACATGGAGATCATTTCCGGACAGAAACCGGTTGCGACCAAAGCAAAGAAAGCCATCGCAAACTTCAAGATCAGAGAAGAAATGCCGATCGGATGCAAAGTTACCCTGCGCGGCGAGAGAATGTACGAATTCCTGGATCGTCTGGTAAACCTTGCACTTCCTCGTGTACGCGACTTCCGCGGAATCAACCCCAATTCCTTCGACGGACGCGGCAACTATGCGCTTGGTATTAAAGAGCAGCTGATCTTCCCTGAAATCGAGTATGATCAGATCGATAAGGTAAGAGGCATGGATGTTATTTTTGTTACCACAGCAAAAACAGACGAAGAAGCGCGCGGACTTCTTGCAGAGTTTGGCATGCCATTTGCGAAATAA
- a CDS encoding type Z 30S ribosomal protein S14, which translates to MAKKSMKVKQQRKQKFSTREYNRCRICGRPHSYLRKYGICRVCFRELAYKGEIPGVKKASW; encoded by the coding sequence ATGGCTAAGAAATCAATGAAAGTAAAACAGCAGCGCAAACAGAAATTCTCCACCAGAGAATACAATCGCTGCAGAATCTGCGGACGTCCTCACAGCTACCTTAGAAAATACGGTATCTGCCGAGTATGTTTCCGTGAATTAGCATACAAAGGTGAGATCCCGGGCGTTAAGAAAGCAAGCTGGTAA
- the rpsH gene encoding 30S ribosomal protein S8: MAMSDPIADMLTRIRNANTAKHDTVDVPSSKMKKAIADILVNEGYIKKYDIVNDGKFDTLHITLKYGVDKNEKIITGIKRISKPGLRVYAGKNEIPKVLGGLGIAILSTNQGVITDKEARKLQVGGEVLAFVW; the protein is encoded by the coding sequence ATGGCAATGAGCGATCCGATTGCAGATATGCTTACAAGAATCCGTAACGCGAATACTGCAAAGCATGATACAGTAGATGTTCCTTCATCCAAAATGAAAAAAGCAATTGCTGATATTCTTGTAAATGAAGGTTATATCAAAAAATACGATATCGTAAATGATGGAAAATTCGACACTCTCCACATCACATTAAAATACGGTGTGGACAAAAACGAAAAGATCATCACCGGCATCAAGAGAATCTCCAAACCGGGTCTGCGTGTTTACGCAGGCAAGAACGAGATCCCGAAGGTTCTCGGCGGTCTTGGCATTGCGATTCTGTCCACCAATCAGGGTGTGATCACTGACAAAGAAGCTAGAAAATTACAGGTCGGCGGAGAAGTGCTGGCTTTCGTATGGTAA
- the rplF gene encoding 50S ribosomal protein L6 has product MSRVGRMPIAVPAGVTVTIAENNHVTVKGPKGTLERTLPAEMTIKQEGEEIVVSRPNDLKKNKALHGLTRSLLNNMITGVVEGYKKELEVNGVGFRAQKSGKKLTLNLGFSHPVEMEDPEGVEVAVDGNKIIVSGIDKEKVGQYAAEIRDKKRPEPYKGKGIKYADEHIRRKVGKTGK; this is encoded by the coding sequence ATGTCACGAGTAGGAAGAATGCCGATCGCGGTTCCAGCGGGTGTTACCGTAACAATCGCAGAAAATAATCATGTGACGGTCAAGGGTCCGAAAGGCACTCTTGAAAGAACTCTCCCGGCAGAGATGACAATTAAGCAGGAAGGCGAGGAGATCGTTGTATCCCGCCCGAATGACTTAAAGAAAAATAAAGCTTTACATGGTCTTACAAGATCACTTCTTAACAACATGATCACAGGTGTCGTTGAGGGATACAAGAAAGAGCTGGAAGTAAACGGCGTAGGTTTCCGTGCGCAGAAATCCGGCAAAAAGCTTACCCTGAACCTGGGCTTCTCCCATCCGGTTGAAATGGAAGATCCGGAAGGCGTGGAAGTTGCTGTAGACGGCAACAAGATCATCGTCAGCGGAATCGACAAAGAGAAAGTCGGCCAGTATGCCGCAGAGATCAGAGACAAGAAGAGACCGGAACCTTACAAAGGCAAAGGTATCAAGTATGCTGATGAGCATATCAGACGCAAGGTCGGCAAGACCGGTAAATAA